The Eremothecium gossypii ATCC 10895 chromosome IV, complete sequence genome contains a region encoding:
- the RPP1A gene encoding ribosomal protein P1 (Syntenic homolog of Saccharomyces cerevisiae YDL081C (RPP1A)) — protein MSVETALSYAALILADAEVEISSENLLTLTRNANVEVEGIWADIYAKALESQNLKDLLVKFEGGAAAAPAAGAAAAGGAAAEEEAEPEEAKEESDDDMGFGLFD, from the coding sequence ATGTCCGTTGAAACTGCTTTGTCATACGCCGCTTTGATCTTGGCCGATGCCGAGGTTGAGATCTCCTCCGAGAACCTATTGACTTTGACCAGAAACGCTAACGTCGAGGTTGAGGGTATCTGGGCCGACATTTACGCCAAGGCTTTGGAGTCCCAGAACTTGAAGGACCTATTGGTCAAGTTCGAGGGTggtgccgctgctgccccagctgccggtgccgctgctgctggcggtgcTGCCGCTGAGGAGGAGGCCGAGCCAGAGGAGGCTAAGGAGGAGTCTGACGACGACATGGGCTTCGGCTTGTTCGACTAA
- a CDS encoding 60S ribosomal protein eL13 (Syntenic homolog of Saccharomyces cerevisiae YDL082W (RPL13A) and YMR142C (RPL13B); 1-intron) translates to MAISKNLPILKNHFRKHWQERVKVHFDQAGKKVSRRNARAAKAAKIAPRPLDLLRPVVRAPTVRYNRKVRAGRGFTLAEVKAAGLTAAYARTIGIAVDHRRQNRNQEIFDLNVQRLKEYQSKIIVFPRKGAAPAAEQVLSAAAAFPIEQPVTDVETRAVEDNGESAYRTLRLARSEKKYHGIREKRAREKAEAEAEKKK, encoded by the exons ATGG CTATCTCCAAGAACTTACCAATTTTGAAGAACCACTTCAGAAAGCACTGGCAAGAGCGTGTCAAAGTGCACTTCGACCAAGCCGGCAAGAAGGTCTCCAGACGCAATGCCAGAGCTGCGAAGGCTGCCAAGATTGCCCCAAGACCATTGGACTTGTTGAGACCTGTGGTTAGAGCTCCAACCGTCCGTTACAACAGAAAGGTCAGAGCTGGCAGAGGCTTCACCTTGGCCGAGGTCAAGGCCGCTGGCTTGACCGCTGCCTACGCTAGAACCATTGGTATCGCCGTTGACCACAGACGTCAGAACAGAAACCAGGAGATCTTTGACTTGAACGTCCAGAGATTGAAGGAGTACCAGTCTAAGATCATTGTCTTCCCAAGAAAgggcgccgcgccagctgctgagCAAGTGTTgtccgctgctgccgcttTCCCAATTGAGCAGCCAGTTACCGACGTTGAGACCAGAGCTGTCGAGGACAACGGTGAATCCGCCTACAGAACTTTGAGATTGGCTAGATCCGAGAAGAAGTACCACGGTATCAGAGAGAAGAGAGCCAGAGAAAAGGCTGAAGCTGAAGCTGAGAAGAAGAAATAA
- a CDS encoding 40S ribosomal protein uS9 (Syntenic homolog of Saccharomyces cerevisiae YMR143W (RPS16A) and YDL083C (RPS16B); 1-intron) has protein sequence MSAVPSVQTFGKKKSATAVAHVKAGKGLIKVNGSPITLVQPEILRFKVYEPLLLVGLDKFANIDIRVRVTGGGHVSQVYAIRQAIAKGLVAYHQKFVDEQSKNELKKAFTSYDRTLLIADSRRPEPKKFGGRGARARFQKSYR, from the exons ATGTCTGCTGTCCCAAGTGTTCAA ACTTTCGGTAAGAAGAAGTCTGCTACCGCCGTCGCCCACGTCAAGGCCGGCAAGGGCTTGATTAAGGTCAACGGTTCCCCCATCACCTTGGTGCAGCCAGAGATCTTGAGATTCAAGGTCTACGAGCCTTTGCTATTGGTTGGCTTGGACAAGTTTGCCAACATCGACATCAGAGTCAGAGTTACCGGTGGTGGTCACGTTTCCCAGGTTTACGCCATCAGACAGGCCATTGCCAAGGGTTTGGTCGCCTACCACCAAAAGTTCGTTGACGAGCAGTCCAAGAACGAGCTAAAGAAGGCTTTCACCTCTTACGACAGAACCTTGTTGATTGCGGACTCCAGAAGACCAGAGCCTAAGAAGTTCGGTGGTAGAGGTGCTCGTGCTAGATTCCAGAAGTCTTACCGTTAA
- the FDO1 gene encoding Fdo1p (Syntenic homolog of Saccharomyces cerevisiae YMR144W), translating to MHGMLHDRAASGEDSRAPLKGGLPELARKTTSISSTSSFSEENALHDQAAATIERAKMLITRLQESPMLTPIDHDKTGNKQQCKHSACSQGKQMCQTPLIPHEVPSNDALPQRQVSYAPDNLSTRRCNEFDRTEPSESRQQTPLELFVPSNDELSKTLELLVSLLSKSQEQIRQLKFKNLVLNSTLKNVDSRSEVELNLSKHMYEHVKCKLNIDKQELKEQIRTRDHKISKYRDTIMEKNKQINRLMRILNKTAQYMPTTPSVKAKSNSGSVNSGITCSDSGSKNGSHMLTTLGILASRVLDEESDSTPVTNIAESDHSNWHDSSPSLLAAAPRALKARSHIEELPKELPLSNIHAHHLNSMPNSTKGLEKVSKVLSSKSNEKPSAQQDMQIILPQPPDVSARDTPEQT from the coding sequence ATGCATGGAATGCTGCATGATAGGGCGGCTAGCGGTGAAGATAGCCGAGCGCCGTTGAAGGGTGGCCTACCGGAACTGGCGCGAAAGACAACTTCCATTTCATCTACCTCGTCTTTTAGTGAAGAAAATGCGCTGCATGATCAGGCGGCAGCTACCATAGAACGCGCCAAGATGCTGATCACCCGATTGCAAGAATCTCCGATGCTTACGCCGATTGATCACGACAAGACGGGAAACAAACAGCAATGTAAGCATTCAGCATGCAGTCAGGGTAAACAGATGTGTCAAACACCTCTGATTCCTCATGAAGTGCCGAGCAACGACGCTCTACCTCAGAGGCAAGTTTCATACGCGCCGGACAACTTGTCGACACGGCGATGTAACGAATTTGATAGGACGGAACCATCAGAGTCGAGGCAACAGACACCACTCGAACTGTTTGTCCCATCCAACGATGAACTCTCGAAGACCTTAGAATTGTTGGTAAGCCTGCTTTCAAAGTCACAAGAGCAGATCCGGCAACTCAAGTTCAAAAACCTGGTGCTGAATTCAACGTTAAAGAATGTGGATTCCCGTTCTGAAGTTGAGCTTAATTTGTCCAAGCATATGTACGAACACGTGAAATGCAAGCTCAATATAGATAAGCAAGAGTTGAAGGAACAGATTCGCACTAGAGATCATAAAATCTCAAAATATCGTGATACCATTATGGAGAAGAATAAACAGATCAACAGGCTCATGCGCATTCTGAATAAGACTGCCCAGTACATGCCCACAACGCCTAGTGTGAAGGCAAAAAGTAACAGTGGCTCTGTTAATAGTGGAATAACTTGCAGCGACAGCGGAAGCAAAAACGGTTCCCATATGCTAACCACCCTTGGGATCCTGGCATCGCGCGTCCTAGACGAGGAATCAGATTCAACGCCTGTAACTAATATTGCTGAGTCTGATCACTCCAATTGGCATGATAGTTCTCCGTCATTGTTAGCTGCTGCCCCTCGTGCTTTGAAGGCCCGAAGCCACATTGAAGAACTCCCCAAGGAACTCCCGTTAAGTAATATTCATGCACATCATTTAAACAGCATGCCTAATTCCACCAAAGGTCTAGAGAAAGTTTCCAAGGTTCTATCATCCAAGTCTAACGAAAAGCCCAGTGCACAGCAAGATATGCAGATCATCTTACCGCAGCCTCCTGACGTCAGCGCACGCGACACCCCAGAGCAAACATGA
- the SUB2 gene encoding ATP-dependent RNA helicase SUB2 (Syntenic homolog of Saccharomyces cerevisiae YDL084W (SUB2)), with protein sequence MSHEGEEDLLEYSDNEQEIQVDNTKATEVAGNGEEAADGKDGDKKGSYVGIHSTGFKDFLLKPELSRAIIDCGFEHPSEVQQHTIPQSIHGTDVLCQAKSGLGKTAVFVLSTLQQLDPVPGEVSVVVLCNARELAYQIRNEYLRFSKYMPDVKTAVFYGGTDTRKDIELLKNKDTAPHIVVATPGRLKALVRDNNIDLSHVKNFVIDECDKVLEELDMRRDVQDIFRATPRDKQVMMFSATLSQEIRPICRRFLQNPLEIFVDDEAKLTLHGLQQYYIRLEEREKNRKLAQLLDDLEFNQVIIFVKSTLRANELTKLLNASNFPAITVHGHMRQEERIARYKAFKEFEKRICVSTDVFGRGIDIERINLAINYDMPSEADQYLHRVGRAGRFGTKGLAISLVSSKDDEEVLAKIQERFDVKITEFPEEGVDPSTYLNT encoded by the coding sequence ATGTCACACGAAGGCGAGGAAGATTTATTGGAATATTCCGATAACGAACAGGAAATCCAGGTTGACAACACGAAGGCCACTGAGGTAGCCGGTAACGGAGAAGAGGCAGCTGACGGAAAGGATGGAGACAAGAAGGGATCGTACGTAGGTATTCACTCGACAGGTTTTAAGGATTTTCTGTTGAAGCCAGAGCTTTCCCGGGCCATTATTGACTGTGGTTTCGAACATCCATCTGAGGTCCAACAACACACCATCCCACAATCAATTCACGGTACGGACGTTCTATGTCAGGCAAAGTCCGGTCTCGGGAAAACTGCTGTGTTTGTGTTGTCAACGCTGCAGCAATTGGACCCTGTTCCAGGCGAGGTATCAGTGGTCGTTCTGTGCAATGCCAGAGAATTGGCTTATCAGATCAGAAACGAGTACTTGAGATTCTCGAAATATATGCCGGACGTGAAAACAGCTGTTTTCTATGGTGGCACAGACACTAGGAAGGACATTGAGTTGTTAAAAAACAAAGATACTGCGCCACATATTGTAGTTGCAACGCCGGGACGGTTGAAGGCGCTGGTACGGGACAACAATATTGACTTGTCTCACGTTAAGAACTTTGTTATCGATGAGTGTGACAAGGTGTTGGAGGAGCTCGATATGAGAAGAGATGTGCAAGACATTTTCAGGGCAACTCCTAGAGATAAGCAGGTGATGATGTTCTCTGCTACGCTATCTCAAGAGATCAGACCGATCTGTAGACGTTTCTTGCAAAACCCTCTGGAGATTTTTGTTGATGACGAAGCTAAGTTGACCTTGCACGGTTTGCAGCAGTACTATATCAGGCTTGAGGAACGTGAGAAGAACCGTAAGCTGGCTCAATTGTTGGATGATTTGGAATTTAACCAGGTTATTATCTTCGTAAAATCGACACTTAGAGCAAACGAATTGACTAAGCTGTTGAATGCTTCCAACTTCCCTGCAATTACTGTTCACGGTCACATGAGACAGGAAGAGCGTATTGCCCGCTACAAGGCCTTCAAGGAATTTGAAAAGCGTATCTGTGTGTCAACAGACGTTTTCGGTAGGGGTATTGATATCGAGCGTATCAACCTAGCGATCAACTACGATATGCCTAGTGAGGCAGACCAATACCTCCACAGAGTCGGTAGAGCGGGCAGATTCGGTACCAAAGGTCTGGCTATTTCCCTTGTGTCCTCAAAAGATGATGAGGAGGTTTTAGCTAAGATCCAAGAACGTTTTGACGTGAAGATCACCGAATTTCCAGAAGAAGGTGTCGACCCATCTACCTATTTGAACACTTGA
- a CDS encoding ADR261Cp (NOHBY435; No homolog in Saccharomyces cerevisiae; Syntenic homolog of Kluyveromyces lactis KLLA0E22011g) yields the protein MEVNQASSGAGGGSGDMATERTGTAVDGGLVDPTLALGPTLPANKEVRIQLALQYFRQQQRGNVPLEAESAANNAAVNGLRPKQSLRQIAMFFQIPKSTLYDRLKNSAKKQRAVVPAKVVPPSKTRTAVANSPTNVSHLIQMKLDPTVEERLFLYLRKVCLAYGNLPNLVQLKFLVSQEIKHITLGRKWVSNFIKRHSERIIYGWDVFHNPIKFEDFKKWKNQFTFLWVWFVPMLQDMLRKCMDNGDDVYYLVRVPISYEMLASCFICFKIEPELRLTLAFEPVVVTFRHNNTNMMHKEARIKTLNNTLYKCYQQIPSSAKLVIFEGFNDQYRWDFEDCIRLVNPDNFVSLPWDRHILTKLIEFGPELVRMDDPNTVKLSWNETHFRLQDIANELKLFMAQSNEAVASGVNIPALPDQPVGSADAGTRAIDIELHGSTSMDDGDSPDEDDDPDSAAADVAVAILGHSPPLERTPSAERASTDPQTMHAQLKALVATIDDHEPQLYNNMADPASKVLLNNIFNRLRAMVSDDAS from the coding sequence ATGGAGGTGAACCAGGCAAGTTCCGGCGCAGGCGGGGGTTCTGGGGATATGGCTACTGAACGGACAGGTACGGCGGTGGATGGGGGGCTTGTAGACCCGACGCTTGCGCTGGGCCCAACACTGCCAGCCAACAAAGAAGTGCGGATCCAGCTGGCACTACAGTACTTtcggcagcagcagcggggCAACGTGCCGCTGGAGGCTGAGAGCGCAGCAAACAACGCTGCCGTCAATGGCCTGCGTCCCAAGCAGTCGCTGAGGCAGATCGCGATGTTTTTCCAGATCCCAAAGTCGACACTGTACGATAGGCTGAAAAACAGCGCCAAGAAGCAGCGCGCGGTGGTGCCAGCAAAGGTGGTGCCGCCCAGCAAGACGCGGACGGCTGTAGCAAACAGCCCGACCAATGTGAGCCACCTGATCCAGATGAAGCTGGATCCCACTGTGGAGGAGCGGTTATTTCTGTATTTACGCAAGGTATGTCTGGCTTACGGGAACCTGCCGAACTTGGTGCAACTGAAGTTCCTCGTCTCACAGGAGATAAAGCACATCACGCTTGGCCGCAAGTGGGTTTCCAACTTCATTAAACGGCATAGTGAGCGTATTATATACGGTTGGGACGTGTTCCATAACCCTATCAAATTCGAGGATTTCAAAAAATGGAAGAACCAGTTCACATTCCTATGGGTTTGGTTCGTCCCAATGTTGCAGGATATGCTACGCAAGTGTATGGATAACGGCGACGACGTTTACTATCTGGTACGCGTTCCCATCTCCTACGAAATGCTTGCAAGCTGCTTCATTTGTTTCAAGATCGAGCCGGAGCTCCGACTTACGCTGGCGTTTGAACCGGTGGTCGTCACTTTCCGCCACAATAACACGAACATGATGCATAAAGAGGCCCGCATCAAGACCCTTAACAACACACTGTACAAGTGCTACCAGCAGATTCCAAGTTCTGCCAAACTCGTCATATTTGAGGGCTTTAATGATCAATACCGATGGGACTTCGAGGACTGTATCCGTCTGGTCAACCCAGACAACTTTGTGTCCCTTCCCTGGGATAGGCACATACTAACAAAGCTCATTGAGTTTGGGCCCGAATTAGTCCGCATGGATGATCCGAACACTGTAAAACTCTCCTGGAACGAAACACACTTCCGGCTGCAAGATATTGCGAACGAATTAAAACTCTTCATGGCCCAGAGTAACGAAGCTGTTGCCTCTGGTGTCAATATCCCTGCCCTCCCAGATCAACCGGTCGGATCCGCCGACGCAGGCACCCGCGCAATCGACATAGAACTCCATGGATCAACTAGCATGGATGACGGTGACTCACCAGACGAGGATGATGACCCGGACTCCGCCGCTGCAGATGTTGCTGTCGCTATTCTGGGGCATTCGCCTCCGCTGGAACGAACGCCATCCGCAGAACGCGCATCAACAGATCCGCAGACTATGCATGCCCAATTGAAGGCGTTGGTGGCTACCATTGATGACCATGAGCCACAGCTTTATAACAATATGGCAGATCCCGCATCAAAAGTTCTACTGAATAACATCTTCAACCGTCTTCGAGCCATGGTGAGTGATGATGCGTCCTAG